The Desulfotignum balticum DSM 7044 sequence AGCACAGGGCACTCATAATTCAGCACTTGCCAGTGGCGAAGCCGCCAAGGGTCAGTTTCTGGTTTATCAGGCTGAAGACGGCAAATTGAAACTGGATGTTCGGTTTGAGGATGAGTCGGTCTGGCTTTCTCAGGGGTTAATGGCGGAGCTTTTCCAGAAGGATGTTCGAACCATAAGTGAGCATATTCAGAATATTTATGAAGAAGGAGAGCTGATTCCAGAGGCAACTATCCGGAAATTCCGGATAGTTCGAATGGAGGGAAAACGACAGGTTGCCCGAATGGTCGACTTCTATAATCTGGACATGATCATTTCTGTCGGCTATCGGGTTAAAAGTCATGTGGCGACCCGCTTTCGTATCTGGGCGACGAAGCAACTGACAGAGTTTATTAAGAAGGGGTTTTTGCTTGATGATGAGCGGCTGAAAAACCCGGATCTGCCTTTTGATTATTTTGAAGTATTCGTGTCCATTGGTGTGCATTCGTGGTTAAAAACAGGAGATTCTAAAAATGATAAATTTCAATACGCTTGATTCACTAAAACAGAAACTGGATTCCTTCCGTCCATTGCCGCCGGAGATTGTCTCCAATCTTCATGAGGATCTGGTGCTTCGCTGGACCTATCATTCAAACGCTATCGAAGGAAATACGCTGACACTGAAAGAAACCAAGGTCGCTCTGGAAGGGATCACCATTGGCGGGAAAACCATGCAAGA is a genomic window containing:
- a CDS encoding virulence RhuM family protein, whose amino-acid sequence is MKDELKNKSAQGTHNSALASGEAAKGQFLVYQAEDGKLKLDVRFEDESVWLSQGLMAELFQKDVRTISEHIQNIYEEGELIPEATIRKFRIVRMEGKRQVARMVDFYNLDMIISVGYRVKSHVATRFRIWATKQLTEFIKKGFLLDDERLKNPDLPFDYFEVFVSIGVHSWLKTGDSKNDKFQYA